The genomic stretch CAAAAGTTGGTCTTTCATATCTGATATACTCATTATCTGCTACCGAACTATCTTCTGAAGAGACAATCGATACAAATTTATCATTATTAAATTTCACACCCCAACCATAAACAGGATATGCATAGTCGAGAGGAATCTGATATGAGGTTTTGCGCAAATATGGCTTAACATCTGCGATATGAAGGATAGAGTTATATGTGTTAGGATCCTTCAAAGCACCAGTATTATATAGCATTAGAACACCTCTATCAACAGGCGGAGGTGTCTCTTGCATCTGATGCAATCTTATGGTTACACTCACTTTTATATTTTTGGCCACCAACTCTGATTTTACAAGTTCACATAATCTGTGATAGCTATTTCGGGTTGAGGCGGTCCAATCGCAGTCAAGCTGAATCTCACGGATGTCACCACAGTTATTGTATGAAGCCATAGCTAGTAATCTCTCAACAATCAGAGGAGCGAATTCATCTTCCTTTCCATTCATCGCTCTTAATGCTTCGATGGTGATATAGGTAACCGGAACTATATCCACTCCAGCAGGCATTTCCGAAACAAATTTAGTTGTTGCTATTGGCACAATCTCTGTCGTTCCATTTAAGAAATCCTGTTCTGTTGCCACATCAAACATACGAACATAAAGACGCTTAATATTGTGCGTTTCTAAAAAGGCCACATCCGTAGAGTCGATGTCAAAGGTAGTCTTCCAGTAGTACATCGAATTTTGTTTGACAAGTTCATCAGTTTCAGTAATGGGTGTACCATTTCGCTGGCCACAGTTGGTCATTGCCATTAAGGCTACTAGTAGAAAGAGTAATCTGGATACGTATTTCATATTGCTTTAGCTATTTTTACACATACAAATTTCTAAAAAAGAAATCGTACAACCGAGAGATTATTTCTCAACTGTACGAAATCATTTTTCGGGTGTATGAAATAGTATCTATTCTGTTATTTCATCGTTCATTTACCTCTTTCTCCACACAATGTAACTTGTATTCTTAGGCATTCTTCTTCGACCTGTATAGTAGTTATCCTCACCGAATTCGTGGGTAGCGCCAGCTTCATCAACAGCCCAACCATAGGCAGATGAGCCGACGAGATATACTGCCTGGTCTACGCCTAAATCAGCCAAGGCTTGTGCAAAGTCGTGGAAAGATTCAATACTACCAGTCTCTACCATAAAGATTTCTCCTTGGCGGTCACAAATTGCTCGACGAATAGATTTTCCCTTTGGCTCGTTGTCAATCACCTGACCATCTTTAACAAGAGGATACTGACGGAAGAAATAGCCGTTGTGCATAGTAGCCTCCTCGAAGAGAGATGTGTTATCAGCAACACCGATAGTCACTTTGCCATTAATTGAAGCGCAATATCCCTTCTTTGATAGTCCCCATGCCTTGGGCTCTCCATTAAGTACGAAAGCACCAACGATTCCGCCGTTGTCCGCTCTTACATCTGCAGCTTGTGCAGCGTATATAATACTTTTATCCTCTTTGTCCATTCTGCCAATATGCAGCGACATTTCGGCGTTGTGAGGAATGAATATACGAATAGGGATATCATTGATAAGCGTGTCTCTAATTTCGGTATATCCCGGTGCAAGCGAATCGGTCTTTTCCCCAATCCATTTATGCAGTATTGGTTCAGGTTCTCGCACAGGCTCGAACAGTGCGGGTTCAGGAGCCTTCAATTCTTGGATAACCTCTTCCTTTTGGCGTGTTACATAGAGTATAATTACACCGATTAATGCTACACCTAAAACTGAAAGGATGATAATCCATACACTACGGGGCAAAGGATTCTTTGTTCCTCCTTCGCCGAGAATGCGAATTTGGTCATCACGGATTTCCTTAAGCTCTTTCATAATTATTTAACCTCCTTTTCTAATAGCTCCTTCAACTGCTTCAGCGCCTCCTTGGATGCAGTAACGCTGTGATTAAATGAAGACACATCCGAAAGAGTCAACTTCTGTTTAGGAATGTTGATGTAGTAGATGTAGGAGCGATTAATGATTAGACTTTTTCCAATACGAATGAAGATATTGCCCTCGCTACCGAGCTGCGATGAGATCATTTTCTCAATCTGGCCCAACTGGTATGACAACATACGAACCTCATTGTCGGTTTGTACAAGCGTAGAGTAGTTACCGTCTGATGCAATATAGACGATTTTCTCCGGCGCTATATGAACTAAATCAATAGAGGTTGATATGACCAATTGCTTCTTCATTCGATTGTTTTTCTAAGCAAAAGTATATGGGTTTCTCCTCATAGCAAAGCGATATTTCTCATAATGTATGAAATAGCATTCTAAGTGTACCAAATACTACTATCTAAAATCCCATGATGCAATTCGTCGTGGATCTACCCAAAGCCCCACTTTATTATTCCTTGCTTTTATTTCTGCATTATGATATTTCTCGGACTGGTCATATTTTGTATAGTGCCATGCCATTCCTGCATTCAACATTTCAAGAGCGACATCCTTATTCTCTAGAGTATAAACATAAGCGATATATCTACCCCAACCATCTTGTTTTTGGACATCAACAATAATATTATCCCCAAAAATAAGGGCTGACAAATAATCCTTGGCTTTTGTCCCAAAAGCCTGTTTCTTTTCTGGAGCATCAATGCCCCAAATCCTAAATTTTATTTGCAAGTTATCTCTGTTTAGGCCAACAAAAGTGTCACCATCAGAAATTTTTATTACTTTAACTTGAAA from Phocaeicola dorei encodes the following:
- a CDS encoding phosphodiester glycosidase family protein, with translation MKELKEIRDDQIRILGEGGTKNPLPRSVWIIILSVLGVALIGVIILYVTRQKEEVIQELKAPEPALFEPVREPEPILHKWIGEKTDSLAPGYTEIRDTLINDIPIRIFIPHNAEMSLHIGRMDKEDKSIIYAAQAADVRADNGGIVGAFVLNGEPKAWGLSKKGYCASINGKVTIGVADNTSLFEEATMHNGYFFRQYPLVKDGQVIDNEPKGKSIRRAICDRQGEIFMVETGSIESFHDFAQALADLGVDQAVYLVGSSAYGWAVDEAGATHEFGEDNYYTGRRRMPKNTSYIVWRKR
- a CDS encoding LytTR family transcriptional regulator DNA-binding domain-containing protein, whose protein sequence is MKKQLVISTSIDLVHIAPEKIVYIASDGNYSTLVQTDNEVRMLSYQLGQIEKMISSQLGSEGNIFIRIGKSLIINRSYIYYINIPKQKLTLSDVSSFNHSVTASKEALKQLKELLEKEVK
- a CDS encoding thermonuclease family protein, coding for MKRFLIWILLLGCLLSTTECLAQKFQVKVIKISDGDTFVGLNRDNLQIKFRIWGIDAPEKKQAFGTKAKDYLSALIFGDNIIVDVQKQDGWGRYIAYVYTLENKDVALEMLNAGMAWHYTKYDQSEKYHNAEIKARNNKVGLWVDPRRIASWDFR